A genomic region of Capnocytophaga canimorsus contains the following coding sequences:
- a CDS encoding GlsB/YeaQ/YmgE family stress response membrane protein → MNVVSWIIIGLIAAFLMRIIALKKEPGGFWVSTMIGLSGAIIGGFLGNMLQVLKYSDSFWSFKDWTFAFLGSFTLLVAWKIFLGWQHKT, encoded by the coding sequence ATGAATGTTGTTTCTTGGATTATTATAGGTCTTATAGCGGCATTTTTGATGAGAATTATTGCGCTAAAGAAAGAGCCAGGCGGCTTTTGGGTTTCGACTATGATTGGTTTATCGGGAGCCATAATAGGAGGTTTTTTGGGAAATATGCTTCAAGTTTTGAAATATTCAGATAGTTTTTGGAGTTTCAAAGATTGGACTTTTGCTTTCTTAGGAAGTTTTACCTTACTGGTAGCTTGGAAAATCTTTTTAGGATGGCAACATAAAACATAG
- a CDS encoding DNA-directed RNA polymerase subunit omega produces the protein MSDLKRIDAPTSTITYNRNAIDASTNNIYEAISIIAKRATQINSEIKKELVEKLDEFATNNDSLEEIFENKEQIEVSKYYEKLPKPQAIAVKEWLEGKIYYRETNS, from the coding sequence ATGAGTGATTTGAAAAGGATAGATGCACCCACATCAACCATTACTTACAACAGAAATGCTATAGATGCTTCAACTAATAACATCTATGAGGCTATTTCTATAATAGCCAAACGTGCTACTCAAATCAATTCTGAAATTAAAAAAGAATTGGTGGAAAAACTAGATGAGTTTGCTACTAATAACGATAGTTTGGAGGAAATTTTTGAAAATAAAGAACAAATAGAAGTTTCTAAATACTATGAGAAACTCCCTAAACCTCAAGCTATTGCGGTAAAGGAGTGGTTAGAAGGTAAGATTTACTATCGCGAAACGAATTCTTAA
- a CDS encoding carboxypeptidase-like regulatory domain-containing protein — MKTTLSFLCLLFATVLYSQEITLSGEVKNQQQKPAEFLNVILKKDGKPVHRTLTDVSGKFLVKIPKGNYTLILEQFGTELFSKNVSLSKNTDLGVIKIDESIQMEAVTVEGRKKLVEQKVDRIVLNVENSVQASGGDALKSTKRRLYKYFVYFKISPTQR; from the coding sequence ATGAAAACCACGTTATCCTTTTTATGTTTACTTTTTGCTACTGTTCTTTACTCTCAAGAAATCACTCTTTCGGGAGAAGTGAAAAATCAACAGCAAAAACCCGCTGAGTTTCTGAATGTCATCTTAAAGAAAGACGGAAAACCCGTACACAGAACACTTACTGATGTTTCGGGCAAATTTTTGGTGAAAATCCCGAAAGGCAATTACACCCTCATTTTAGAACAATTCGGAACGGAACTTTTCAGCAAAAATGTATCACTTTCCAAAAATACTGATTTAGGAGTTATAAAAATTGATGAGTCTATTCAGATGGAAGCCGTAACTGTTGAAGGTCGTAAAAAACTTGTAGAACAAAAAGTGGACAGAATTGTTCTCAATGTAGAAAATTCTGTTCAAGCAAGTGGTGGAGATGCCCTAAAATCTACCAAGAGGCGACTTTATAAGTATTTTGTATATTTTAAAATATCTCCTACACAAAGATAA
- the rpsT gene encoding 30S ribosomal protein S20: protein MANHKSALKRIRRNEAARLRNRYQHKTARNAVRKLRALEDVNQAKELLPKVVSMIDKLAKKNIIHVNKAANLKSSLAKHINKLAQ, encoded by the coding sequence ATGGCAAACCATAAGTCAGCATTAAAAAGAATTAGAAGAAATGAGGCGGCTCGCCTACGTAATCGTTATCAGCACAAAACTGCTCGTAACGCTGTTAGAAAATTACGTGCATTAGAAGACGTAAACCAAGCCAAAGAGCTACTTCCAAAAGTAGTTTCTATGATTGATAAGTTAGCTAAGAAAAATATTATTCACGTGAATAAAGCAGCTAACCTTAAGAGTAGCTTGGCTAAACATATCAACAAGTTAGCTCAATAA
- a CDS encoding outer membrane protein assembly factor BamD translates to MKMMRIIVIGLFSVLLLSSCGEYQKALKSDDAKVKYTMAEDLYNKKQYRKAIRLFEQALPHYVGKPQGERLVYMFADSYYKTKQYSLATYQYERMQKLYPKSQKVEEAAFLEAKTLYLETPIYSVDQTATYKAIEKLQYFLDRYPSGEYSIEANEMTLELLIRLQRKDFEIAKQYSRIRDYQAAIKALDNFLSDNPGSVFKEEALYIRLHSAYEWAINSVEEKKASRLKMAKEAYDNLLRAFPETQYRKEAEKMLQKIETSLKEMI, encoded by the coding sequence ATGAAAATGATGCGAATTATAGTTATAGGACTCTTTAGTGTGCTGTTGCTGAGCTCTTGTGGAGAGTATCAGAAAGCGCTCAAGTCCGATGATGCCAAAGTAAAATATACAATGGCTGAAGATTTATATAATAAAAAACAATACCGAAAAGCCATTCGCTTGTTTGAACAAGCTTTACCTCATTATGTAGGTAAGCCTCAAGGAGAAAGATTAGTTTATATGTTTGCTGATTCGTATTACAAAACCAAACAATATTCGTTGGCAACGTATCAGTATGAACGTATGCAAAAACTTTATCCCAAAAGCCAAAAGGTAGAAGAGGCTGCTTTTTTGGAAGCAAAGACCTTGTATTTAGAAACCCCTATTTATAGTGTTGACCAAACAGCTACATACAAGGCTATTGAGAAGTTACAATATTTTTTGGACAGATACCCAAGTGGTGAGTATTCGATAGAGGCAAACGAGATGACTTTGGAACTTCTGATTCGTCTGCAACGCAAGGACTTCGAAATTGCTAAGCAATATAGTCGCATACGTGATTATCAAGCAGCGATAAAGGCTTTGGACAATTTTTTGTCAGACAATCCTGGCTCTGTATTCAAAGAAGAAGCCCTTTATATACGCTTACATTCAGCTTATGAATGGGCAATAAATAGCGTTGAAGAGAAAAAAGCATCTCGCTTAAAAATGGCTAAGGAAGCCTATGACAATTTGTTACGTGCTTTTCCTGAAACGCAATACCGAAAAGAAGCTGAAAAAATGCTTCAAAAAATAGAAACTTCATTAAAAGAAATGATATAA
- the recO gene encoding DNA repair protein RecO, whose amino-acid sequence MTKAIVLSSIKYSDNSLIVRCFTEDFGIRSYMLKGVLSPRKKGISPAYFQSFNQLEIVENPKSMGGLFYIKEVKLGYSYQTLHTDVRKSAVILFLSEVCNDVCNVEHPDADLYYFLENTICFFDQNFFEPNFHLKFLLELTAYLGFYPDKNDIENALFFNLEEGIFSDHCPTANYISGEELLLFKRILQASYTDLSSILINRNDRNQLLLHILRYYQWHFPGFKHKKSLDVLQMLFL is encoded by the coding sequence GTGACTAAAGCCATTGTTTTATCATCGATTAAATATAGTGATAATAGCTTGATAGTGAGGTGTTTCACTGAAGATTTTGGTATCAGAAGTTATATGCTTAAAGGCGTACTCAGTCCGCGAAAAAAAGGAATATCTCCTGCTTATTTCCAGTCTTTTAACCAGTTAGAAATTGTAGAAAATCCGAAATCAATGGGCGGATTGTTTTACATAAAAGAAGTTAAGCTAGGGTATAGTTACCAGACGTTGCATACAGATGTGCGTAAAAGTGCAGTGATTTTATTTTTATCAGAAGTGTGTAATGATGTTTGTAATGTGGAGCATCCAGATGCAGATTTGTATTATTTTTTAGAAAATACGATTTGTTTTTTTGACCAAAATTTCTTTGAACCTAATTTTCATTTAAAATTTTTGTTGGAATTGACTGCTTATTTGGGTTTTTATCCAGATAAAAATGATATTGAAAATGCTTTGTTTTTCAATTTGGAAGAAGGCATATTTTCGGATCATTGCCCAACTGCTAATTACATTTCGGGAGAAGAATTATTGCTTTTTAAAAGAATATTACAAGCCTCATACACTGATTTATCTTCCATTTTGATAAACAGAAACGACAGAAATCAACTTCTTTTACATATTTTAAGGTATTATCAATGGCATTTTCCAGGATTTAAGCACAAAAAATCGTTAGATGTACTTCAAATGTTATTTTTGTAA
- the uvrA gene encoding excinuclease ABC subunit UvrA, producing the protein MENKIEVQGARAHNLKNIDIDIPREQLVVITGLSGSGKSSLAFDTIYAEGQRRYIETFSAYARQFLGGLERPDVDKIDGLSPVIAIEQKTTSKSPRSTVGTITEIYDFLRLLFARASDAYSYKTGEKMVSYSDAQIQELITEKYHEKRINILAPVVQSRKGHYRELFEQIAKQGFVKVRTNGEIRDIEKGMKLDRYKTHDIEIVVDRLLIDSNKDTQSRLQESIKVAMQYGDGVLMVLDQETEKVQFFSRNLMCPSTGISYPMPEPNTFSFNSPKGMCPHCNGLGEVQEVNLSKIIPNPKMSIKNGAIVAIGEQKNTWIFKQLEIILHKFGAKLSDNVEDLPQEAIDIILYGAKEKYAVKSDVLGITREYEIDFEGIVNFIKNQHDNSDSVSIKRWASDFMDTLPCPECEGTRIRKEALFFKINEKNIAELSKMDILELSDWFAVLPEKISEKQQKIASEIIKEISTRLQFLVDVGLTYLSLSRSSKSLSGGEAQRIRLATQIGSQLTGVLYILDEPSIGLHQRDNKRLINSLKALRDIGNSVIVVEHDEEMILEADYVIDIGPKAGKNGGEIIFQGTPKQMMASSTITADYISGRKQINTSKERRKGNGKEIILRGCTGNNLKNVSVTFPLGKMIGVTGVSGSGKSTLINETLYPILNAHFFNAVRKPMPYESIEGLENIDKVIAIDQSPIGRTPRSNPATYTGVFSEIRTLFTQTPEAMIRGYKPGRFSFNVKGGRCETCEGSGLKVIEMNFLPDVYVECETCKGKRFNRETLEVRYKGKSIADILDMTISESVVFFENIPKIHRKLKTIEEVGLGYITLGQQSTTLSGGEAQRVKLATELSKKDTGNTFYILDEPTTGLHFEDVKVLLDVLDKLVDKGNTVLVIEHNIDVIKKVDYIIDIGYEGGKGGGEVVASGTPEEVAKDKKSFTAEFLK; encoded by the coding sequence ATGGAAAACAAAATTGAAGTTCAGGGGGCAAGAGCTCACAACCTTAAAAATATAGACATTGACATTCCCAGAGAGCAACTCGTGGTAATTACAGGACTTTCAGGAAGCGGGAAATCATCACTTGCTTTTGACACCATTTATGCCGAAGGACAACGACGCTATATTGAAACTTTTTCAGCATACGCAAGGCAGTTCTTAGGAGGGCTTGAACGACCTGATGTTGATAAAATCGACGGACTTTCGCCAGTTATCGCCATCGAACAGAAAACAACTTCCAAATCGCCCCGCTCTACTGTGGGAACAATAACCGAAATTTACGACTTTTTGAGGCTTCTTTTCGCTCGTGCATCCGATGCGTACAGCTACAAAACGGGCGAAAAAATGGTAAGTTATAGCGATGCTCAAATTCAGGAACTTATCACAGAAAAATATCACGAAAAAAGGATAAATATTCTCGCTCCAGTGGTGCAATCACGTAAAGGACATTATCGCGAACTTTTCGAACAAATTGCTAAACAAGGATTTGTAAAAGTGCGTACCAATGGCGAAATTCGGGATATTGAAAAAGGAATGAAACTCGACCGCTACAAAACGCACGATATTGAAATAGTGGTCGATAGACTTCTTATCGATTCAAATAAAGACACCCAAAGCCGATTACAGGAATCTATAAAAGTAGCAATGCAATACGGCGACGGAGTGCTGATGGTTTTAGACCAAGAAACGGAAAAAGTTCAGTTTTTCAGTCGTAATTTGATGTGTCCAAGTACGGGAATTTCGTATCCGATGCCCGAACCCAACACATTTTCGTTCAATTCGCCCAAAGGAATGTGTCCGCATTGCAACGGATTAGGAGAAGTGCAGGAAGTAAATCTTTCCAAAATCATTCCTAATCCAAAGATGTCTATAAAAAATGGGGCTATCGTTGCCATAGGCGAACAAAAAAACACTTGGATATTTAAGCAACTTGAAATTATCCTTCACAAATTCGGTGCAAAACTATCTGATAATGTAGAAGACCTTCCGCAAGAAGCCATCGATATCATTCTATACGGAGCAAAAGAAAAATATGCCGTAAAATCAGACGTTTTAGGAATAACAAGAGAATATGAAATTGATTTTGAAGGAATTGTAAACTTCATAAAGAATCAGCACGACAATTCCGATTCTGTTTCCATCAAAAGATGGGCTTCCGACTTTATGGATACGCTTCCTTGTCCTGAATGTGAAGGAACTCGCATTCGCAAAGAGGCTCTTTTCTTCAAAATAAACGAGAAAAACATCGCCGAGCTTTCCAAAATGGATATTTTAGAGCTTTCGGACTGGTTTGCTGTTCTTCCTGAAAAAATCTCGGAAAAACAACAGAAAATTGCATCGGAAATTATCAAAGAAATAAGCACACGATTGCAATTTCTGGTAGATGTAGGTTTGACATATCTTTCCCTTAGCCGAAGTTCAAAATCGTTATCAGGCGGGGAGGCTCAGCGGATTCGTTTGGCTACCCAAATCGGTTCGCAACTAACGGGCGTACTTTACATCTTGGACGAACCCAGCATTGGGTTACATCAACGAGATAACAAACGACTTATCAACTCATTAAAAGCTCTTCGCGACATCGGAAACTCAGTTATTGTAGTGGAACACGACGAAGAAATGATTCTGGAAGCCGACTATGTAATTGATATAGGACCAAAAGCGGGAAAAAATGGCGGTGAAATTATTTTTCAGGGTACTCCAAAGCAAATGATGGCTTCAAGCACCATTACTGCTGACTATATTAGCGGACGAAAACAAATAAATACCTCCAAAGAACGCAGAAAAGGTAACGGTAAGGAAATTATTTTGCGTGGTTGTACAGGAAATAACCTCAAAAATGTGTCGGTAACTTTTCCTCTGGGGAAAATGATTGGCGTAACGGGGGTTTCGGGTAGCGGAAAGTCTACTTTGATAAATGAAACACTTTATCCGATTTTGAATGCTCATTTTTTCAATGCGGTAAGGAAACCTATGCCTTATGAAAGTATCGAAGGGCTTGAAAACATTGATAAAGTAATTGCCATAGACCAGTCGCCTATCGGAAGAACGCCTCGTTCCAACCCTGCAACCTATACGGGAGTTTTTAGTGAAATCCGCACTCTTTTTACACAGACGCCAGAGGCTATGATACGCGGATACAAACCGGGTAGATTCAGCTTTAACGTGAAAGGCGGTAGGTGCGAAACGTGCGAAGGTTCAGGTCTGAAAGTTATCGAAATGAACTTTTTACCAGACGTTTATGTGGAGTGCGAAACTTGCAAAGGAAAACGTTTTAACCGAGAAACACTCGAAGTTCGTTACAAAGGAAAATCTATAGCCGATATTTTGGATATGACTATCTCGGAAAGTGTTGTTTTTTTTGAAAATATCCCTAAAATACATCGAAAATTAAAAACTATTGAAGAAGTAGGACTCGGATACATCACTTTGGGACAACAATCAACTACACTTTCGGGTGGAGAAGCTCAACGAGTGAAATTGGCCACAGAACTTTCAAAAAAGGATACTGGAAATACGTTTTATATTCTCGATGAACCTACTACGGGCTTACATTTTGAAGATGTGAAAGTACTTTTAGACGTTTTGGATAAATTGGTCGATAAAGGAAATACCGTGCTTGTCATCGAACATAATATTGACGTTATTAAGAAAGTAGACTACATCATCGATATAGGTTATGAAGGCGGAAAAGGTGGCGGTGAAGTTGTCGCTTCTGGAACACCTGAGGAAGTAGCAAAAGACAAAAAAAGTTTTACGGCTGAATTTTTGAAATAG
- the coaBC gene encoding bifunctional phosphopantothenoylcysteine decarboxylase/phosphopantothenate--cysteine ligase CoaBC — protein MSVLAGKHIVLGVTGGIAAYKTAHLVRLLVKKQAKVKVVLTQSATQFVTPLTLATLSKNQVYTTFSSADGNWNNHVELALWADMMLIAPVTANTLAKMANGQCNNLLLATYFSAKSPVFVAPAMDLDMYAHPTVAENLKKIQSFKNRVIPAEKGELASGLVGEGRMASPETIVQFLEDSFNQKLPLVGKRFLITAGPTYEAIDPVRFIGNFSTGKMGIALANEVSRQGGEVDLVLGPTSEKNIDEKIRVHRVISAQQMYQATISRFDKTDVAILSAAVADYTPLTKASEKIKKKEGGLNIALIPTKDILATLGEMKKNQCLVGFALETHNELENAKQKLQRKNLDAIVLNSLNDEGAGFGTDTNKITFITPQNQITFALKSKTEVAKDIIQQILQIL, from the coding sequence ATGTCCGTTTTAGCAGGAAAACATATCGTTTTAGGTGTAACAGGCGGTATAGCGGCTTATAAAACGGCGCATTTGGTTCGTTTGTTAGTCAAAAAACAAGCCAAAGTCAAGGTGGTATTAACGCAAAGTGCTACGCAATTTGTTACCCCTTTGACTTTGGCTACGCTTTCTAAAAATCAGGTATATACCACTTTTTCTTCGGCTGACGGCAATTGGAATAATCACGTTGAACTTGCACTTTGGGCAGATATGATGCTCATTGCACCAGTAACGGCGAATACATTGGCAAAAATGGCCAATGGGCAATGTAATAATTTGCTGTTGGCAACTTATTTTTCTGCCAAATCACCTGTATTTGTAGCTCCAGCTATGGATTTAGATATGTATGCACATCCTACGGTGGCTGAAAATCTTAAAAAAATACAATCTTTTAAAAATCGGGTAATTCCTGCCGAAAAAGGAGAACTTGCCAGTGGCTTGGTGGGCGAGGGGCGTATGGCATCACCCGAAACCATCGTTCAATTTTTAGAAGATTCTTTTAACCAAAAGCTACCTCTTGTGGGGAAACGATTTTTGATAACGGCAGGACCTACTTATGAAGCTATAGACCCTGTTCGTTTTATAGGCAATTTTTCTACTGGGAAAATGGGAATTGCTTTAGCTAATGAAGTTAGCCGACAAGGAGGCGAGGTGGATTTGGTGCTTGGACCTACTTCAGAAAAAAATATAGATGAAAAAATTCGAGTACATCGTGTGATTAGTGCTCAACAAATGTACCAAGCTACCATAAGTCGATTTGATAAGACTGATGTGGCTATTCTTTCGGCAGCAGTTGCCGATTACACTCCCTTGACGAAAGCTTCTGAAAAAATCAAAAAGAAGGAAGGCGGTTTAAATATAGCTTTAATTCCTACAAAAGATATATTGGCTACCTTAGGAGAAATGAAGAAAAATCAGTGTTTGGTAGGGTTTGCTTTGGAAACACATAACGAATTGGAAAATGCCAAGCAAAAATTGCAACGTAAGAATTTAGATGCCATTGTGCTTAATTCGCTCAATGATGAAGGAGCAGGTTTTGGTACTGACACCAATAAGATTACTTTTATTACGCCTCAAAACCAAATTACATTTGCCTTGAAGTCAAAAACAGAAGTTGCTAAGGATATTATACAGCAAATCTTACAAATTCTTTGA
- a CDS encoding Nif3-like dinuclear metal center hexameric protein encodes MKVKEIIWQIEQLSPLAYAESFDNVGLLVGNPEMSVTGILLTLDTLESVVDEAIEKQCNFIVSFHPIIFNGLKSLTGKNYIERVVIKALRHDIAIYSMHTALDNSYFGVNASICDALQIKNRSILIPQKHPIRKLITYVPQQAADTLRQALFDAGAGNIGNYANCSFNLEGIGTFKGNEISNPTVGEPLMLQNQPETQISVIFPKHLQKQILKTLFEVHPYEEVAYEIHILENDHQFIGLGMIGELEKPMAETDFLQFLKEKLPTQCIRHSHFTGKTIHKVAVLGGSGAFAIDVAKAAQADAFVSADFKYHDFFRAENQLLLADVGHFESEQFIKILLFEYLTKKIPNFAVIISQIDTNPIKYY; translated from the coding sequence ATGAAGGTAAAGGAAATTATATGGCAAATAGAACAATTAAGCCCATTGGCGTATGCTGAGAGTTTTGATAATGTAGGCTTATTGGTGGGAAACCCTGAAATGTCCGTTACGGGTATTCTTTTGACTTTGGATACTCTTGAAAGTGTTGTTGATGAGGCAATTGAAAAGCAATGCAACTTTATTGTTAGTTTCCATCCTATTATTTTCAATGGGCTTAAAAGTCTTACAGGTAAAAATTATATCGAACGGGTGGTAATCAAGGCGTTACGTCACGATATTGCTATTTATAGTATGCACACTGCGTTAGATAATAGCTATTTTGGGGTTAATGCCAGTATTTGCGATGCTTTACAGATAAAAAACAGAAGCATTTTAATTCCGCAGAAACATCCGATACGTAAACTCATAACCTATGTTCCTCAACAAGCCGCTGACACTTTAAGACAAGCCTTATTCGATGCTGGAGCAGGAAACATAGGTAATTATGCGAATTGTAGCTTCAATTTGGAAGGCATAGGTACTTTCAAAGGTAATGAAATATCCAATCCAACTGTGGGAGAACCTTTGATGCTTCAAAATCAGCCAGAAACACAAATTAGTGTTATTTTTCCAAAACATTTGCAAAAACAGATTCTAAAAACGCTTTTCGAAGTACATCCGTATGAGGAAGTTGCCTATGAAATTCATATTTTAGAAAATGATCATCAGTTTATCGGTTTAGGAATGATTGGTGAGTTGGAAAAACCAATGGCAGAGACTGATTTTTTACAATTTTTGAAAGAGAAATTGCCCACACAATGTATCCGACATTCTCATTTTACAGGGAAAACCATTCATAAAGTTGCCGTATTAGGCGGAAGTGGTGCTTTTGCTATCGATGTGGCTAAAGCGGCTCAAGCTGATGCCTTTGTTAGTGCCGATTTCAAATATCACGACTTTTTTAGGGCAGAAAATCAGCTGCTATTGGCAGATGTTGGGCATTTTGAAAGTGAACAATTCATAAAAATACTTTTATTTGAATATCTTACAAAAAAAA